CAGCAGGCCCGAGGCGGTCGGGCCCTCGGCCCGGTATCCGATGCCGATCAGGTGCGAACCGAGGTAACCGGCCCACATGCCGAGCATGATCGCGACGCCACCCATGGTGGGCGTGCCGCGCTTGGCCTTGTGGCTCTCCGGACCGTCGATCCGGATCTCCTGGCCGAAGCCGCGCCGCGCGAACATGCGAATCAGCAACGGCGTCAACAGGATCGACACCGTCAGCGCGATCGCCGCGGCGAACAGAATCTGCCTCATCGGGCGGCCTCCGTAGTCGACTGCGACGCGAGCGGCGGGCCCGGCTGCGACGCGCCCGGCCCGGCGGCGACGAGATGTTCGGCCACCTTCCACAACCCGGCGGAGTTCGACGCCTTGACCAGCACCACGTCACCGGCCGCGACCTCGGCGTCGAGCAGTTCGAGCGCCGAGTCGATATCGGGTACCAGCACGGACTCCTCGCCCCACGAACCTTCCTGTACCGCGCCCTGATGCAGCGCGCGCGCCGGTCGGTCGGTGCCGACCACGATCAGCCGGTCCACGTCCAGCCGCACCACGAGCCGGCCGATCCGGTCGTGCTCGATCACGGCATCGTCGCCCAGTTCGGCCATCTCGCCGAGCACCGCCCAGCTGCGGCGCGGTTGCCCGTCGGGCGTGTCGCCGGTCCGGGACATCGTGACCAGCGCCTTCAATGCCGCCCGGACCGAATCCGGATTGGCGTTGTAGGCGTCGTTGACGACGGTCACGCCGTCGGCGCGGGTGCGCACGTCCATGCGATGGGCCGAGACGGCGCGCGCCTCGGACAGCGCCGCGGCCACCGTCGCGAGGTCGGCGCCACACTCCAGCGCCACCGCCGCGGCGGACAGCGCGTTGCCCACCTGATGCTCGCCGTGCACGCCCAGCCGCACCTCGATACGGTCATCCCCGGTGTGCAGCGTGAACCGGGCCCGCGCGGCCTCGTCGAGACGCACGTCGGTGGCCCGCACGTCCGCGCCGGTCGACTGCCCGACCGACACCACGCGGGCGGCGGTCCGGCTCGACATCGCGATCACATTCGGGTCGTCGGCGTTGAGCACCGCGACCCCGGACGACGGCAGCGCCTCGACCAGTTCGCCCTTCGCCTGGGCGATGGCCGCGCGGCCGCCGAACTCACCGAGGTGCGCGGTGCCGACGTTGAGCACGACCCCGATACTCGGCGGGGCGATCTCGGTGAGGGCCTTGATGTGCCCGTGCCCGCGCGCGGACAGTTCCAGGACCAGGAAGCGGGTGCCGGCGTCCGCGCGCAGCACCGTCCACGGATGTCCGAGTTCGTTGTTGAAGGATCCGGGCGGGGCGACCACCGGTCCCAGCGGCGAGAGCACATGGGCCAGAAGGTCTTTGGTGGAGGTCTTACCGGAGGATCCGGTGACGCCGACCACGGTCAGCCCGCCGGCCGCGACCAGCCGGTCCACGTTGGCGCGGGCCAGGGCGGCCAGCGCGGCCAGCACCGCCGCACCGGAACCGCCGACGTCGTGCGCGAGCGCCAGCGCCCGGCCGGACTGCCCGGCCGACGGCTCGACGACGATGGCCGGCACGCCGACCGGACGGGAGGCCAGCACGGCCACCGCCCCGGCGGCCACCGCGGCCGCCGCGAAATCGTGCCCGTCGACATGTTCGCCGGGCAGGGCCAGGAACAGGTCGCCGGGACTGATGCGGCGCGAGTCGAATTCGACCGCGCCGGTTACCGTCACCGCGGGATCGGGAACGTCGTGCAGTGTTCCGCCGACGACCTCCGCGACCTCCCGCAGAGTCATTTCGATCATGAAGCTGTCTGGTCCTTCGTCTTCCGATGCAGGGCCGCCGCCACTACCTCGCGGTCGTCGAACGGATACTTCACACCGGCGATCTCCTGCCCTGTCTCATGGCCCTTGCCCGCCACCAGCACGATGTCGCCGGGCCGGGCCCAGTCGACGGCGGCGGTTATCGCCGCGGCGCGGTCGCCGATCTCGGCCACCTCGCCGCGTTCGGATTCCGCGATCCCCAGCGCGCCCGCGCGGACCGCGGCCCGGATCTCCGCCGGATCCTCGCTGCGCGGATTGTCGTCGGTGATGATCAGCAGTTCGGCGCCGCGCGCGGCGGTGGCGCCCATCAGCGGACGCTTACCGGCATCGCGGTCGCCGCCGGCGCCGACCACCACGGCCAGCCTGCCGCCGGTCTGCTTCGCATACTCCCGCAGCGTCGCGATCACGGATTCGACCGCGGCCGGCTTGTGCGCGTAGTCGACCACGGCCAGGAAGTCCTGACCGGCGTCGACCCGCTGCATCCGGCCGGGCACGTCCACCTCGGCCAGCGCCGCGGCGGCCACCGTGGCATCGATACCCGCGGTCGCGCACACGGCCACCGCCAGCAGCGCGTTCGCCACGTTGTATCGGCCCGGAAGCCGAAGTCGCACATCGGTTTTCACGCCGAGGCCGGCGATGGTGAACTCCTGGCCGCCGCCGCGCACGGTGGTGGCGCCGACCAGGGTCCAATCGGGTTCGGCCTCACCGGTGGGGCTCTGCTGGGTCGCCGTCGTCACGACCGTGGTGCGGCCGCCGACCTCGCGGACCAGCCGCCGGCCCCAGGCGTCGTCGACGCAGACCACGCAGGTGCGCGCGGCGGTCGGCGATTCGGGCTCGAACAGCCGGCGCTTGGCGGCGAAGTAGTCCTCGAAATCGGCGTGGAAGTCCAGGTGATCCTGCGACAGGTTGGTGAACGCGCCGACCTCGAATTCGACCCCGTCGACGCGGCCCAGCACCAGCGCGTGGCTGGACACCTCCATGACCA
This DNA window, taken from Nocardia sp. BMG111209, encodes the following:
- the murF gene encoding UDP-N-acetylmuramoyl-tripeptide--D-alanyl-D-alanine ligase — protein: MIEMTLREVAEVVGGTLHDVPDPAVTVTGAVEFDSRRISPGDLFLALPGEHVDGHDFAAAAVAAGAVAVLASRPVGVPAIVVEPSAGQSGRALALAHDVGGSGAAVLAALAALARANVDRLVAAGGLTVVGVTGSSGKTSTKDLLAHVLSPLGPVVAPPGSFNNELGHPWTVLRADAGTRFLVLELSARGHGHIKALTEIAPPSIGVVLNVGTAHLGEFGGRAAIAQAKGELVEALPSSGVAVLNADDPNVIAMSSRTAARVVSVGQSTGADVRATDVRLDEAARARFTLHTGDDRIEVRLGVHGEHQVGNALSAAAVALECGADLATVAAALSEARAVSAHRMDVRTRADGVTVVNDAYNANPDSVRAALKALVTMSRTGDTPDGQPRRSWAVLGEMAELGDDAVIEHDRIGRLVVRLDVDRLIVVGTDRPARALHQGAVQEGSWGEESVLVPDIDSALELLDAEVAAGDVVLVKASNSAGLWKVAEHLVAAGPGASQPGPPLASQSTTEAAR
- a CDS encoding UDP-N-acetylmuramoyl-L-alanyl-D-glutamate--2,6-diaminopimelate ligase, which encodes MPVPPSPQALRPAVPPSTALRAVADLARARYSGDPDRLARVVVTGVEQRSQAVRPGDLFAGLAGAQAHGARFAPDAIAAGAVAVLTDPAGAELIGAVDVPVLVHDDPRAVLGGLSAAIYGHPSRRLQIIGITGTSGKTTTSYLVEAGLAAAGLRTALIGTIETRIDGQRVPSALTTPEAPQLHAMFALMVERGVQAVVMEVSSHALVLGRVDGVEFEVGAFTNLSQDHLDFHADFEDYFAAKRRLFEPESPTAARTCVVCVDDAWGRRLVREVGGRTTVVTTATQQSPTGEAEPDWTLVGATTVRGGGQEFTIAGLGVKTDVRLRLPGRYNVANALLAVAVCATAGIDATVAAAALAEVDVPGRMQRVDAGQDFLAVVDYAHKPAAVESVIATLREYAKQTGGRLAVVVGAGGDRDAGKRPLMGATAARGAELLIITDDNPRSEDPAEIRAAVRAGALGIAESERGEVAEIGDRAAAITAAVDWARPGDIVLVAGKGHETGQEIAGVKYPFDDREVVAAALHRKTKDQTAS